One segment of Thermosipho atlanticus DSM 15807 DNA contains the following:
- the ftcD gene encoding glutamate formimidoyltransferase, with amino-acid sequence MKLVESVPNFSEGRRENIVREILSEAEKYSKVKILDWSMDFDHNRSVVTLVGEPEDIEHAVFDMTKKAVELIDLRDHKGEHPRMGAVDVIPFIPVMNTEMKECIEMSKRIGKRIGSELNIPVYLYEKSATSPERENLANIRKGEFEGFFDKIKDPKWAPDYGPNEVHPTAGVVAVGAREYLIAFNVNLGTTNIEIANKIARAVRHISGGFRYVKAIGVELKEKGMVQVSMNLTNYKKSPIFRVFETIKREAQRYGVPVINSEIIGMIPLKAAINTMMWYLQLDDFDENRIIENKILNTFFE; translated from the coding sequence ATGAAACTAGTCGAAAGCGTTCCTAATTTTAGTGAAGGTAGAAGAGAAAATATTGTTAGAGAAATTTTATCTGAAGCTGAAAAATATTCAAAGGTAAAAATACTTGACTGGTCAATGGATTTCGATCATAACAGATCAGTAGTTACATTGGTTGGTGAGCCTGAAGATATTGAACACGCAGTTTTCGACATGACTAAAAAAGCTGTTGAATTAATTGATCTGCGAGACCATAAAGGGGAACACCCAAGAATGGGAGCAGTCGACGTTATTCCATTTATTCCCGTAATGAATACTGAGATGAAAGAATGTATCGAAATGTCAAAAAGGATTGGCAAGAGAATCGGAAGTGAATTAAATATACCCGTTTATTTATACGAAAAATCTGCTACTTCCCCTGAACGCGAAAATTTAGCAAATATAAGGAAAGGAGAATTTGAAGGTTTTTTTGATAAAATTAAAGATCCCAAATGGGCCCCTGATTATGGCCCAAATGAAGTTCATCCAACAGCCGGAGTTGTAGCTGTAGGCGCTAGAGAATATTTAATTGCTTTTAACGTTAATCTGGGAACTACAAACATTGAAATTGCTAACAAAATTGCTAGAGCTGTCAGACATATTAGTGGGGGATTTAGATATGTAAAAGCCATAGGTGTAGAACTTAAAGAAAAAGGAATGGTTCAAGTCTCAATGAATTTAACAAACTACAAAAAAAGCCCTATTTTCAGAGTGTTTGAAACAATTAAGCGTGAAGCTCAAAGGTATGGTGTCCCTGTAATAAATTCAGAAATCATTGGAATGATTCCTTTAAAAGCTGCTATAAACACTATGATGTGGTATTTACAACTAGACGATTTTGATGAAAATAGGATTATAGAAAATAAAATTTTAAATACTTTTTTTGAATAA
- a CDS encoding NADH-quinone oxidoreductase subunit NuoE family protein: METCEKHAELYKELDDYIESIKEKKGILINVLHKAQELFGWLPKEVQDYIAEKLNIPTSTVYGVVTFYNFFSTKPKGKVQIKICLGTACYVKGADRILDRFLSELDVKESEVSKDGLFSVHGVRCLGACSMAPVVLIGEKDFYGKVTPDMVPSIIKKYKEGE; the protein is encoded by the coding sequence TTGGAAACTTGTGAAAAACACGCAGAGCTCTATAAGGAGCTTGATGATTATATTGAAAGTATAAAAGAAAAAAAAGGAATACTAATAAATGTCTTACACAAGGCCCAAGAACTTTTCGGCTGGCTTCCTAAGGAAGTTCAAGATTATATAGCTGAAAAGCTAAATATTCCAACCTCGACAGTCTATGGTGTTGTTACTTTTTACAACTTTTTTTCAACAAAACCAAAAGGTAAAGTCCAAATAAAAATTTGTTTAGGTACTGCATGTTATGTAAAAGGTGCAGATAGAATCTTAGATAGATTCTTAAGTGAACTTGATGTAAAAGAAAGTGAAGTTTCTAAGGATGGACTCTTCTCAGTTCATGGTGTAAGATGTCTTGGAGCATGTAGTATGGCTCCTGTTGTTCTTATTGGGGAAAAAGATTTTTATGGAAAAGTAACTCCAGATATGGTTCCAAGTATTATTAAAAAATACAAGGAGGGGGAATAA
- a CDS encoding (2Fe-2S) ferredoxin domain-containing protein, with protein sequence MAKIKSLEDLMKIKEETLKNVKMRESGKRGRIVVAMGTCGIAAGAKETLNAIVEALNEFNVDDISVVQSGCMGLCEVEPTVKIEIEGETPVVYGHVTPDNAKRIVKQHIIAGELVGDLIVKQGEE encoded by the coding sequence ATGGCTAAAATAAAAAGTTTAGAAGATCTTATGAAAATAAAAGAAGAAACCTTAAAAAACGTTAAAATGAGGGAATCTGGAAAGAGAGGAAGAATTGTTGTTGCAATGGGAACCTGTGGAATAGCGGCAGGCGCTAAAGAAACGTTGAATGCCATTGTTGAAGCACTAAATGAATTTAACGTTGATGACATTTCAGTCGTACAATCTGGATGTATGGGACTGTGTGAAGTTGAACCAACTGTAAAAATCGAAATCGAAGGTGAAACACCTGTTGTTTATGGTCATGTTACTCCCGATAATGCAAAAAGGATTGTAAAACAACACATTATTGCTGGAGAACTTGTCGGAGATTTAATTGTAAAACAAGGAGAAGAATAA